Proteins from a genomic interval of Anas platyrhynchos isolate ZD024472 breed Pekin duck chromosome 4, IASCAAS_PekinDuck_T2T, whole genome shotgun sequence:
- the LOC119716706 gene encoding radial spoke head protein 6 homolog A-like, with protein MDATAEPPEEPGESPGQPQEDPERSPPEESGAGAGSRERQEGMEQASPEHQVPEGFSQLYAEGQDSQEASQSADQSQALGFDPCQTQEPRSARQTYGVGQEPYQAHEDGHGPYQPHEPGYGLYQPGYSPYDDPVPDPEARMLAMQNAKAYLLTSSTTSGLNLYDHLANTLTKILDEQPTDVVDIIENISKDVKWAQFRKKMDTLRDEPAMPPRFESAERSKSLFLKSYEEGDEELDEKEGETPLPNVMETAFYFEQAGIGLSKDEYYHIFLALKKLVSAQPIQTCRFWGKILGLEMNYIVAEVQFQEGVEEEETEEEEEVPDEGEKGLGEVEDEDEEKEKEDEPPKSTYKPPPVIPKEENGTGANKYIYFVCNEPGKPWVKLPPVTPAQIVCARQIKKFFTGRLDAPVVSFPPFPGNEANYLRAQIARISAGTHVCPIGFYQFAEEEDEDEEGGGGRDACEENPDFQPLSVAEMVESLSTWVHYVPSILKQGRCVWINPSQKSEEEEEEGEEEEEKEEEPDELQQEIGPPLLTPLSEDEGIQNIPAWTAQPSTNLIPQYAVAILQSHRWPGAYAFASGTKFNNIYFGWGHKYSPENHTPALPEPVQKEYPDGPEITEAADPTVEEELAFKAKKEKARAKKRKTRKNE; from the exons ATGGACGCCACGGCCGAGCCTCCCGAGGAGCCCGGAGAGAGCCCCGGGCAGCCCCAGGAGGACCCCGAGCGGTCACCTCCTGAGGAGTCAGGAGCGGGAGCAGGTTCCCGGGAACGCCAggag GGGATGGAACAAGCCTCTCCTGAGCACCAGGTGCCAGAAGGATTCAGCCAGCTGTATGCAGAGGGACAGGACTCGCAGGAGGCGAGCCAAAGCGCGGATCAGTCGCAAGCACTGGGATTTGACCCTTGCCAAACACAGGAGCCAAGAAGTGCCCGTCAGACATACGGAGTAGGACAGGAGCCTTACCAAGCCCATGAGGATGGGCATGGCCCCTATCAGCCACACGAGCCCGGTTACGGGCTCTATCAGCCAGGATACAGCCCGTACGATGATCCAGTACCAGATCCCGAAGCCCGAATGCTGGCAATGCAGAATGCAAAAGCCTACTTGCTGACGAGCAGCACGACATCTGGCCTCAACTT ATACGATCATCTTGCTAATACGCTAACAAAGATCCTGGATGAACAGCCCACAGATGTGGTAGACATAATTGAGAATATCAGCAAGGACGTGAAGTGGGCTCAATTTCGGAAAAAAATGGATACTCTTCGAGATGAACCTGCAATGCCTCCGAGGTTTGAATCTGCAGAAAGGAGTAAAAGTTTGTTCCTCAAGTCATATGAAGAAGGAGATGAAGAACTAGACGAAAAGGAA GGAGAGACTCCTCTACCTAATGTGATGGAAACGGCCTTTTATTTTGAGCAGGCTGGAATTGGCTTGAGCAAAGATGAATACTATCACATATTTCTTGCCCTTAAAAAACTCGTTAGTGCCCAGCCAATCCAGACATGTCGCTTCTGGGGCAAAATTTTGGGCCTGGAGATGAACTATATTGTAGCTGAAGTACAGTTCCAGGAGGgagtagaggaggaggaaacagaggaggaagaagaagttCCTGATGAAGGAGAGAAAGGGCTGGGTGAAGTCGAAGATGAAGacgaggagaaagaaaaagaagatgagCCACCAAAGTCTACCTACAAGCCCCCACCTGTCATCCCAAAAGAAGAAAACGGAACCGGGGCTAATAAATACATCTACTTTGTTTGCAATGAGCCTGGCAAACCCTGGGTGAAGTTGCCTCCAGTGACACCAGCGCAGATTGTCTGTGCCAGGCAAATCAAGAAGTTCTTCACTGGTAGGCTGGATGCCCCTGTTGTGAGCTTCCCTCCTTTCCCTGGAAATGAGGCCAACTACCTGCGTGCACAGATAGCTCGGATCTCAGCAGGAACCCACGTCTGTCCCATTGGATTTTACCAGTTTGCggaggaagaagatgaagatgaggaagggggaggaggaagagatgcgTGTGAAGAAAACCCGGATTTCCAGCCTCTTTCTGTGGCTGAAATGGTGGAGTCTCTCTCCACGTGGGTACACTATGTGCCGAGTATTTTAAAGCAG GGTCGTTGTGTTTGGATTAACCCTTCACAAAAatcagaggaagaagaagaggaaggtgaagaggaggaagagaaagaggaggagccAGATGAACTACAGCAAGAAATAGGACCTCCCCTTCTCACTCCACTCTCTGAAGACGAAG GAATTCAAAACATCCCTGCTTGGACAGCTCAGCCTTCTACAAACCTGATCCCTCAATATGCTGTTGCAATCCTTCAGTCGCACCGATGGCCTGGAGCATATGCCTTTGCATCTGGCAC gaaGTTTAATAATATCTACTTTGGCTGGGGTCACAAATACAGCCCAGAAAACCATACACCTGCACTGCCTGAGCCAGTGCAAAAAGAATACCCCGACGGGCCGGAGATCACCGAGGCCGCGGACCCGACAGTGGAAGAGGAGCTGGCTTTCAAGGCTAAAAAGGAGAAAGCCAGAGCTAAGAAGAGGAAGACAAGGAAGAATGAGTAG